One Gopherus evgoodei ecotype Sinaloan lineage chromosome 1, rGopEvg1_v1.p, whole genome shotgun sequence genomic window, aagagtactgtgggagaccatatcaaaagctttgctaaagtcaaggaataacacatccactactttcccctcattcacagagccagttatctcctcatagaaggcaataaggttagtcaggcatgacttgcctttggtgaatccatgctgactgttcctgatcactttcctctcctcaaagtgcttcagaattgattccttgaggacctgctccatgatttttccagggactgaggtgaggctgactggcctgtagttccctggatcctcctccttccctttttttaaagatgggcactacattagccttttcccagtcatccaggacctcccccgattgccatgagttttcaaagaatggccaatggctctgcagtcacatccaccaactcatttagcaccctcagatgcagcgcatttggccccatggacttgtgctcatccagtttttctaaatagtcctgaaccactactttctccacagagggctggtcacctcctccccatactgtgctgcccagtgcagtagtctgggagctgaccttgtttgtgaagagagaggcaaaaaaagcattgagtacattagctctttccacatcctctgtcactaggttgccttcctcattcagtaaggggcccacagtttccttgactttcttcttgttgctaacatacctgaagaaacccttcttgttactcttaacatctcttgctagctgcaactccaagtgtgatttggccttcctgatttcactcttgcatgccTGAGCATTATTTTTAtatcctccctggtcatttgtccaatcattcacttcttgtaagcttcttttttgcatttaagatcagcaaggatttcagaaccaagccaagctggtcagctgtcatatttactattctttctacacatcgggatgtgtttttcctgcaacctcaataagcattctttaaaatacagccagctctcctggactcctttcctcctcatgttattctcccaggggatcctgctcatcagttccctgagggaatcagtcttcttttctgaagtctggggtctgtattctgctgctttcctttcttccttgtgtcaggatcctgaatttgaccatctcatggtcactgctcccatccacttttgcttccccctACTAATTCTTaccggtttgtgagcagcaggtctagaagaactctgcccctagttggttcctccagcacttgcactaggaaattgtcccctacactttccaaaaacttcatggattgtctgtgcactgctgtattgctctcccagcagatatcagggtaaTTAAAGtctctcccatgagaaccagggcctgcgatctagtaacttctgctagttgccggaagaaagcctcgtccacttCATTTCCCCTGATCTGGTAGTCTATAgaagactcccaccatgacatcacccttgttgctcacacttctaaacttaatccagagactttcaggttttTCCGCAGTTTCATactagagctctgagcagtcatactcctcTTTTACATACAATGAAACTTCCCAACCTTTTCCATCCATGACactactccagtcatgtgagttatctcaCCAAGTCTTGACTgtaccaggacttccagttcttcctgcttgtttcccaggcttcttgcatttgtgcataggcacttaagataactcgctgatgctcccactttctcagtctgagacagcagtcctcccctcttgcactgtcctgctcgtgcttcctcctggtatcccattttccccacttacctcagggctttggtcgccttcccccggtgaacctagtttaaagccctcctcactcggctagccagcctgcttggaaagatgctcttccctctttgTTGGGTGGAgcctgtctctgcctagcactcctccttggaacaccatcccatggtcaaagaatccaaagccttctctccgacaccacctgcgtagccgtTTGTTGACTTCTACAGTTAGACAGTCTCCACCCAGGCCTTTTCCCGGCACAGGGAGGATGggcgagaacaccacttgcacctcaaactcctttatccttcttcccagagccacatagactgcagtgatccgctcaaggtcattcttagcagtatcattggtgcccacgtggagaagcagaaaggggtagcgatccgagggcttgatgagtcttggcagtctctgtcacattgtgaatcctagctcctggcaagtaGCAGACCTCTCGGTCGGGGCGGCAGATAGATGACGCAGTCCCCGAGGAGGGAGTTCCCGACCCCCAccacccacctccttctcttgggagcggtGGTTATGGAACCCCCATCCATGGGACAGTGCATCTTATGCCTTCCAAtcagtggagtctccttctgctcccttccatcAGATGTATCTAGTCCACTctctgtggagagaacatgaaaacggttgctcgcctgtatctccattgctggtacatggatgctcctccttttttttcttctggaggtcacatgctgccaaatttcttcactgtCCTTCTGTCCCCTCTGCGCAGCCTGTTCCGATTCTTCAGAACATTGTGcccgtagaagcatatcctgatgtctgtctaggaaatcttcatttttatGCAATGCAGGGTTGATGTTTGTTGCTCCAGACctcgaaccttctcttccaatatggagaccagctcacactttgtacagacaaagtcgcttctgtcctgtggaagaaagacaaacatagcACAACCTGTGCAGGTTACAACAGTTGAACGCTCACCTTCCATaatttcttccttctaagagcttcctcaacTGTTGCAGCAACTCATAGAAGCCTGcaagatgaaagcctcagtgggATCTCCCTAGGCAAACTTcctctgttagcctctgctgTTAGCTGCTCAGCTGGTTTGCAGCTGAttgcctttttataacagtcaggcccactcaaggcccaTCAACACAGCCTCCCTACTGCAGCACTTAGGGTACCTCCTCTCAGACAGATCCCAGGTGAACTCTCTCTGTTAGCCTCTGCTCTTTGCCGCTTACTAAGCGGTCtgtaatatgcctagtaaggaatctatttgtcaaaaacatttcctgaatcttttttgtttgtgttgttacagacatacttgctgacaggtattttgaaataaatgaccaaaaataattgaaactggtttgATTATATTGTGGTGTTTTgacaatatgcagaattttaatataCTGTGCGCAACATTTctaattttttgttgcagaatttttaTCGTTGCAGAATTCTACCAGAATTAACATTGTCTGGAAGGCAGTCTCTATAGTTCTATGggctagaaatattttttttttaagaatcaaaAGTTTAGATTCTGCAAGTCTGAATCTGACCTGCAGGTGGTATCTTTGACAGAATTACTCCATAGACCACtggctctcaaccttcccagactaccgtacccctttcaggagtctgatttgtcttgtgtatccccaagtttcacctcacttaaaaactacttgcttacaaaattggACCtacaaatacaaaagtgtcacagaatactattactgaaaaattgcttgctttctcatttttaccgtataattataaaataaatcaattggaatgtaTATATTGTACTTATACTGCtttctatatattatacactgaaacaTAAGGAAatccattgtctgtatgaaatttagtTTGTGCTGGatttgctaatgctttttatATAGTCTgtagtaaaactaggcaaatgtctagatgagttgatgtgccccctgGAAGAACTCTTTGTATGCCCGTAGTACATGTGCCCCTCTGTGGTGGGATCCCTGGGATGCAGCCTGGGACTGGGACCTcataactctccagcctgggctttctctcaatgctttgctagtgacaagcagcaaccccCTCCAGGCTCTGTTATCCCTCAGAACaactgcatgtggagccccctccacctagctagattgcatgaatgcttccAGAGCCCACTCATGAATCACAtggagaaaggcaccagccaagtCCCCCTCCAGCTTctagccttgtacctcaggaatataccgtctTGCTTTGCTCAAGACAAGCAGTGCAAGTTTATTAAGTGGTTCACCACTTTATCAATGGAAAGttgatatacaccagcctttgtgaACCTGAGtagatttaccaaacacttcaggcaaactcactggtaaagataaacagtaaaacaagtttgactgcaaaagagagattttaagtgatgggCAAAAAGTCAGctagttaccaaaataaatatatatatatatatatatatatatatatatatatatataagcatgcagtctaaactctcaaccctattagactgggcaacattcTAGGTTAAGCAGTTTTCCTTACTCCACTGGACACTGTGGTTCAAAGTACACAGGGCCAATcttctctgttggagtcttctgGATGTCCTTGTTGTTGGTACCATAGATAAGGCGAGGAGAAAAAGCCAAGCATAAGGCCACTGTATTCTGTTTTATACTCAGTCCATgcgcttggagaacacaagtccaggcatatctgatgggcattgctgagtcactgggcaaggttgagcaattcccctggtgtggcttGCGCAAGTGAGTCATTGCGTTGTAGcttccttgctggacaatggttgtttgACACCCGCCTGGGCATTGGTTAGCTCCCTTGTTCTTCTCTCTAGGGATCTAATGTCTGGGCAATTCCCCAACTCTcggcatgttttagtgacaaccattcAATGCaatttcataacttcatatgcactaatgatatacatatttagatagaaccaTGGCTTTCAGccgatcataacctttcccctgatacctcacatggcatgctttatataaAATATCACAATTGTATATAAGTGATGAATGTGggttacagggcactcccccTGAGGCATAGTGTGTCacaccctggttgagaaccactactttAGATTCTAGAGACAGTTGCCTCCCTTATTCTTATTCAATGCTTGGGTGAAGATTGTGCAGTGGCAAGTAGAAATAACAGTTCATATTCCCCTTATTTGACTCCCTTGTAGGTGTGATGCATCCCCATTTTCTTCAAGGCCAACTTACAGTATTAATTTCCCCCAAAAGTCTTCTAAGCCTGCCACCGATCGGAAGGCTTCTGCATTTCATTTCAGCAGCTTACATTATTGCCATATGTTacgcatttttaatatttttcatgtTACTTCCAATTTcaggaagataaagaaaatgcTAATAGACCTCCATGGACTCAATCAAACAACACTCTGAAAAAAAGCACTGCTTCTTCAAAGGATGAAACCTTGAAAACCACTACCATATTGACAAACTCAACTGTAGGAACAAATTGCAGTCCTCAAGATTTTAGTTCAACTATTAACACTTCCAAAGATGAAGCTGTTGAAATAAAAACGTATCGTGTGTCATTTAGCCAGTCCTTCCTGCACAAAAGAAACATCAAAGAAAAGCAACTGATTGTAGACAAGCAGAACTCTGATGCCAGCCTGCCAAAGAAACACGTGCCTGGCTCATATTGTGGCAAGGTTATCCCATCAAAGATAAACTCATTCCGAAAAACACTAGAAAATGAGGGTGCAAAGAGTTCTTTAGCAAACAAGAAACCTGTAGCTCCTGCCACTAAACCAGCAGTGAGACCATCATCCACCAGCAGCAATAATGCAGTCATAAATAATATTAGAGCCACAAATTTGGCTAGTGCTGCTAAACCTGTACATGCCACCCCCTTCCAGAAGAGACCACCTGTGAGAGCTTCTCATAGCACCCACTCAAAGTCCATCCAGaacaaggagaaacaaatagtCACAAGTGTGTCTGTAAATAATATGACAGTCCAAAAAAAGCCTGATAGAAGTGGGCCACTATCATTAAAGACAGCTCTTCACAATGCTAAGCCCCCTTCTGTGCCTGGGTCAAAGAGAACTGAGGTTCCACTCAGAAATGTCAGATTAGGAACTTCAGCAAAGTCTGTTTCTGTAACCTGTGGTACCAAGGCCACTCAGGAATCAAAAGCTGGCAACAGAAAATATGTTCTGCCAAAAGAGTCAACAGAAGAGAGAAGGTAACTGGATTAATCAAATTCTgtggtctgttttttttaaaggtgactcTCTCCTACTCTGCCCCACAAATGGATCTCAACAGGCTTATTTCAGCTGTGAGTGGATGTGCTCATATTGCTTTTAGGTCTACTAGTAAGTTTATATATGGAAATTTTTGTGCTCAGAACTGCAAACTGCCTTTTTCTGGTTGAAAGCCATCAGACTCTAAAGAAATCAAGATTTAAACCTCAGGAGTAGAATTCAGATATTGCATTTTAGGCTCTCAACTTGTCCTGCTTTGTTGTAGTTTCTGCAGCATCATAGAAACACATCTCCAGTGTTTCAGGCCGCCTTGAGTTGCATTGGCCCTGGCAAACCTGACGCTGGTGTACATATAATCAAACCACAGACAAATAGCAACTTAGAAAAGATAGCTTAGTGCATGATGTACGTAGAATGTAATATCCATTAGAAACTGTGTAATGGGGAGGAGAACTAGATTGATCTAGAGCTGAAAAACACTATCTTATTAGTGAACGAAGCAGAGATCTGAATCCAGTCTAGATAATTAGAGAAGTTTGTTACCAGCTTATGGCTGGTGGCCCATATGAAATGAATTGGTATTCTTGGTGCAGTTATCCCAGTAGACACCTGTAATTTAGCAATAATTGGCATTTTCAGCATGAAGCCAAAGGATTCAAATGGGGATAGAATCTGACGTATACTCAAGAAATAGCTCTTTTGGAATAGGACCCAGGCCTGCTATGGTAAGGTGCTTGTACTTCCATACCCTATGTTCTGCCTATTCTGTGGATAAAGGGATTCTGTCTTTAGGACTCAGTCTAGTGCTTCTCATAAGTATAAACTCAGTTCAGATTTTTGTTCTCTAAACTTATGGGGCCATCCCAGTAGCTTAGAAGCagtttcatagactctaggactggaagggacctcgagaggtcatagagtccagtcccctgccctcatggcaggaccaaatattgtctagaccatccctgatagacatctatctaacctactcttaaatatctccagagatggagattccacaacctccctaggcaatttattccagtgtttaactaccctgacagttaggaactctttcctaatgtccaacctaaatctgccttgctgcagtttaagcccattgtttcttgttctaccattagaggctaaggtgaacaagttttctccttcctcctgatgacacccttttagatacctgaaaactgctatcatgtcccctctgtcttcttttttccaaactaaataaacccaattctttcagccttccttcataggtcatattctcaagacctttaatcattcttgttgctcttctctggaccctctcagtttctccacatctttcttgaaatgcagtgcccagaactggacacaatactccagttgaggcctaaccagcgcagagtagagcggaagaatgacttctcgtgtcttgtttacaacgcacctgttaatgcatcccagaagcacgtttgctttttttgcaacagtatcatactgttgactcatatttagcttgtggtccactatgacccctagatctttctgccatactccttcctagacagtctcttcccattctgtatgtgtgaaactgattgttccttcctaagtggagcactttgcatttgtctttattgaacttcatccggtttacctcagaccatttctccaatttgtccagatcattttgaattttgaccctgtcctccagagcagttgcaatccctcccagtttggtatcgtctgcaaacttaataagcgtactttctatgccaacatctaagtcgttgatgaagatattgaacagagctggtctcTGCACTATGTAGGGAAAGCAGGgttggtggtgggtttttgtttttgtgcccTCAATTTTTTGCTGCTGTTGGACAAGAGAGATAGAagtgtctcaacttgctgatcatAAACATCTCTAGCAGATGGAAGTAGTAGCATCAAAGTTTCAAAGGCTCCCATCCAGGCATAGGTGATATCTGCATGGCTTGATGATTAGAGAGAGGTGATAATTAAGAATTCTCTAAGGACTTTCCTCATCTACCTTCAAAGTATGTTTTTATGTGACTTATGTTGATGGGTCCTAATCTTAATTCTACAACAGATGCTAATACACCGATTTACTTAAATGCAGAATTCGCTTGGCTGAATGGAAGGCAACCAAAGGAAAAGTGATAAAGAGGCCATCTACTGTGCTACAAGTAGCCCAGCCTGAGAGAGAGACATCACAAGAAATTCCAAAAGAACCAGTTGAGTCTTTCTGGGTTACCATAGTAGAAGAGGACGAGCAAAGATTATTCAGTGAAAATGTCAACAAAACTCTTGTGGAATGTCTACATTTAACAGAACAGGTATTTATTTTGTTGTATACTAAGATCATGATCCTGTATGCCCATAGTGcatggaactcccattgacttcagtagtaatttcatgctctgaGGGCTTGTGTGATTCAGCCCCAAGTAACCAACCACCTGATTTAGGAAGCAAGATGCACACTAGAATTGACTTTTATGTGGTGCCCACTATCAAAGGAAAGGAAATTCCATAGTCCACTTGTTACTTCATTAATTTTATTGAACCATTTTACAAAAGTTACCTAAAAAGTGACACTTCTAGAACTTGGAGAAGAGAAATTATCTCCTAACACTGTACAGACAATTTCATTTTGAAGACTAGGTTAATATAGATATTTTTCATTACTACCAATTTATTCAGGGTCAGTAGAAAAAACAGAAGCAAATACAAGTTTTCAGTAACAACTGTGTAGTCGCTACCTTGGAATATGTTTGTTAGGATTCAGTCTTCCTGTCATTTTATGTAAATATTAGGGTTTTCCTGGGGATGAAGTACGTGCAATGCTGGAAAAGCTGATTCAGAGTGTTCCAGATGCGAAAAAACTTGCAAAATACTGGGTGTGTCGCATGCGTCTTGAACAGCTGGGCCCAATTGAAAAGATCATTGCTGTTTATGAGGAGGCTGTTCTGGCAGGAGCACAGGTGAGAAGCGGAACCTTGGGGATTTTGCAATGAAAAGGAGTGATGGATGTAAAAACTGGTGCATGCAGAAGAACTTCTATGTCAGAGGTCAATAGGctgaccatgggccaaatccagaaCATAAGATGCTTTTTaatggaccccaaaatctttttattttttatcaatgtttataaaaataattttctctggagtttggaccttgactataccttgaccaagaaatttggatcttgacaaaAAATAGACTAACCCTGTTctatatcagggatcggcaacctttggcatgcggctcgtcagggtaagccccctggtggaccgggctggtttgtttatctgccgtgtccACATGTTTGGCTAattgcaactcccactggctgtgggtcaccatcccaggccaatggggcggtgggaagcggtggccagcacatgcctcagcctgcgctgcttcccgcagcccccattggtctggagcagtgaactgcggccagtgggagcagcgatcggctgaacctgcggacgtggtaggtaaacaaaccggttcAGCCctccagagtgcttaccctggcaagctgtgtgccataggttgccgatccctgttctataTATTAACACTGGCTGCTTCTAGTAAAAAAGGGTGGGTCAGCTCACTTATATTGAGTTAATTAATTAAACATACAAGCTTTATAACCTTTGTTCCAATTATGAATCTCTTTGCATTTATGCTGCAACTTCAGTAAACAGCAACTATTACTTTCAAGGGGAGAGAAATGAGCATCAACATTACTTCTAGGAAAAATGATGAAAAAGTATAACTTCTAATATATGCAATATTGTTGTAGttatgttgatcccaggatattagagagacaaggtggatgaagtaatatatttttattgaaccaacttctgtgggtgagagacacaagctttcaagctacacagaggtcttcttcagggctgggaagatCAAACAGATAGAATAGGTGTTTACTACTTATGGTTCTAACCTATGGTTCTCTACCgcttagatcagtggtccccaaacttttgagggctGTGCCCCCCTTCTTCTTCCTAcagtggagggtgggtgggagtggcatggatggggtaggggggccaaagctggggctgcagggatgggtcTGGTGACTGAGCCGTGGCTAGGGGCCAAGGTTGGGGGTGATGGCAGAAGCGAAGTTGCAACTGGGCCTCAGTGAGGGCTGGCAGTGGAGCCATGCCGAGGCTGCAGGTGGGGCAAGCCCAAGGATAGGAGCTGAGGCTGTGGCTGTGGAGGAGtggggtggtgctccctccctgccccccgtgggggctggcccagactCGCCATGTCCCCCTGAAGGCTCCTGGGGGGGGGCAACCCACACTTTGGGAACCTCTGCCTTCGACATAGGCTGCAAAAGatttagactgaaaactgactgaacagaattcaactatataTACAGACAATAGATTTCCAAAGAGATGTGCACCCCCATTCAAAATTTTAGgggtttgcaaatgaaaaaaaggttgagaaccactgtgtcaAGGGACCATTTAATGTGAAATGGCCTGCTAAGGCCCCTGTAGTCATGTGACAATGGGGGCGGGGGCTTAGTGGCTTCCAaacatgagcctgggagcttaaatttataactttgctagacactaaaaataatggtcttaataaagacactggttttatgcctcattacaacaatctgtaacataCTAGCCCTCTCTTTTGTCATATGACTACAGGAGTGTTTAcagaccacttcaccttgaaagatcccttagaacagtggttttcaaatagtggtggtttttttttcctgtctacctagttgaagaaaattggTGCCTGCTActtagcagagctggggatgaggggtttggggtgcaggagggggttcgggggggccctcagggctggggcagggggttggggtgtgggcttgcctccggtggctcctggtcagtgacgcagccagggtgcagaggcaggcttcccgccAGTCCTGGCACTACAGACCACGCTAtgccccggaagcagctggcagcaggtACAGCTCCTAGGAGGGGTGGGACCTGCTGCCGGGTGCAACGCAGTGTAGGAACAGGTAGAGACTAACCTGCCGTAGCCAGGCAGCACCACTGACGCTGACCGGAGCCACCGCAACCCAGTCccttccattccatgacccagttCTGGGTCgtaacccacagtttgaaaaccactgccttacaAGATCAATCCAATAGATAttctatttagctgtgacacagaAGACCTGAAGAgcactgtgtagctcaaaagcttctctctctctctctctctctctccaacagaagttgttccaataacaattttacctcacccaccttgtctctaactTCTAATGTTACTTAGATGTTCTTGTTACTTTTATTTATAGGATTAGctaacattaaggttgcaaaagaaACACAGTACTTTGTATGCAAAAACTCAGGTTCCAGTAGGAACAGTAATGCTA contains:
- the CKAP2 gene encoding cytoskeleton-associated protein 2, producing MSGRLPPQLPATRRAEPAYREQRRQKVEEYLLRKKAISGLLIQEKRTNISNNRTGKTASDKPEDKIKVLKSAKQKMEDKENANRPPWTQSNNTLKKSTASSKDETLKTTTILTNSTVGTNCSPQDFSSTINTSKDEAVEIKTYRVSFSQSFLHKRNIKEKQLIVDKQNSDASLPKKHVPGSYCGKVIPSKINSFRKTLENEGAKSSLANKKPVAPATKPAVRPSSTSSNNAVINNIRATNLASAAKPVHATPFQKRPPVRASHSTHSKSIQNKEKQIVTSVSVNNMTVQKKPDRSGPLSLKTALHNAKPPSVPGSKRTEVPLRNVRLGTSAKSVSVTCGTKATQESKAGNRKYVLPKESTEERRIRLAEWKATKGKVIKRPSTVLQVAQPERETSQEIPKEPVESFWVTIVEEDEQRLFSENVNKTLVECLHLTEQGFPGDEVRAMLEKLIQSVPDAKKLAKYWVCRMRLEQLGPIEKIIAVYEEAVLAGAQPKDELRHTVADIMKNTENLLKSVEECVKEEVISKEANSSTENVEEVFKELNLNDEEKAEISNEVIKKEETDSSLKSRQETLPKESKKHRTKYKEQTKSENYKTEDTIKDANLEFKTPEKEKEGSYLIKYNLSTTPYLESVKKKMQCEANDSAVKDIKFLTPVRRSRRLQEKLCKLPDMLKDHDPCVSSLEQLGEFGAVNNAFIYRQNSALQEPITHLEEQEK